Proteins from one Sphingobium herbicidovorans genomic window:
- a CDS encoding YaiI/YqxD family protein, which translates to MPQILIDADACPVKDESYKVAWRYDVPVTVVSNSPIRVPAHPLVSRVVVSDGFDAADDWIVEHVDAGSIVVTADILLADRCLKAGCGAVIAPTGKPFTKASIGNAVAVRAIMADLRAGAINDGLGGPAPFGKADRSRFLSVLDETVVRLR; encoded by the coding sequence ATGCCCCAGATATTGATAGACGCGGACGCTTGTCCGGTGAAGGACGAAAGCTACAAGGTGGCATGGCGTTACGATGTGCCTGTCACTGTCGTCAGCAACAGCCCCATCAGGGTGCCAGCCCACCCGCTCGTATCCCGCGTGGTGGTAAGTGACGGGTTCGATGCGGCGGATGACTGGATAGTCGAGCATGTGGACGCTGGATCCATCGTCGTGACCGCCGACATATTGCTGGCCGACCGATGCCTGAAGGCCGGATGCGGGGCCGTGATCGCGCCGACAGGCAAGCCGTTTACCAAGGCATCCATCGGCAATGCCGTCGCCGTCCGGGCCATCATGGCGGATTTGCGCGCAGGGGCGATCAACGATGGGCTGGGTGGGCCAGCGCCTTTTGGCAAGGCGGATCGATCGCGCTTTCTTTCGGT
- a CDS encoding arylesterase — protein sequence MARQWPTYVVCGLIVQMLAGCSDEPASNNAAAPTVREERRAASNADAKLILAFGDSLYAGYGVAQNESFPHELEKTLRAKGGAVEVRNAGVSGETTQGGLQRLAFTLDGLPRKPDLVLLGLGGNDMLRGLDPAESEKNLRAMLDILAERKLPVVLTGMLAAPNMGEAYAARFNAIYPALARDYRVPLYPFFLDGVIGDPKYMQPDSIHPNPAGVDVIVGKVAPLVLDNLASPK from the coding sequence ATGGCGCGACAGTGGCCGACATATGTGGTCTGTGGACTGATTGTGCAAATGCTTGCCGGATGTTCCGATGAACCGGCATCGAACAACGCCGCCGCGCCAACGGTGCGGGAAGAACGCCGTGCTGCGTCCAATGCTGATGCAAAGCTGATCCTGGCGTTCGGCGACAGCCTGTATGCGGGCTACGGCGTCGCGCAGAATGAAAGTTTCCCGCATGAGCTGGAAAAGACACTGAGGGCGAAGGGTGGCGCGGTCGAGGTCCGCAATGCGGGCGTATCGGGAGAAACGACGCAGGGCGGCCTTCAACGACTGGCCTTCACCCTGGACGGGTTGCCAAGAAAGCCCGATCTGGTGCTTCTGGGGCTGGGCGGGAATGACATGCTGCGCGGCCTGGACCCGGCCGAAAGCGAGAAAAACCTGCGGGCCATGCTGGACATTCTGGCCGAAAGGAAGCTGCCGGTCGTGCTGACGGGCATGCTTGCCGCACCGAACATGGGCGAAGCCTATGCCGCCCGTTTCAACGCCATATACCCCGCCTTGGCCAGGGATTATCGCGTTCCGCTATATCCGTTCTTCCTCGATGGGGTGATTGGCGATCCCAAATATATGCAGCCGGACTCGATCCACCCCAATCCGGCCGGCGTGGACGTCATCGTCGGCAAGGTCGCGCCGCTGGTCCTCGATAACCTCGCCTCGCCAAAGTAA
- a CDS encoding ABC transporter ATP-binding protein — protein sequence MHGSSDPTDIAIAARHVTLSLGQTEILKGVDLSIRQGESLAILGPSGSGKSSLMAILSGLERASGGDVRVAGIDYGPLDEDGLARARRGRIGIVLQSFHLLPTMTAIENVAIPLELAGRSDPFARAAAELEAVGLGHRLHHYPTQLSGGEQQRVAIARAVAPGPDILFADEPTGNLDGGTSDAIIDLLFARQAANAATLVIITHDSALAERCDRIVEMRDGLIVAERRP from the coding sequence ATGCACGGTTCGTCCGATCCCACCGATATCGCCATCGCGGCGCGCCATGTCACCCTGTCGCTGGGTCAGACGGAGATATTGAAAGGCGTCGATCTGTCGATCCGGCAGGGGGAGAGTCTGGCGATACTTGGACCGTCCGGGTCGGGCAAGTCGTCGCTGATGGCAATCCTGTCGGGGCTGGAGCGCGCAAGCGGGGGCGATGTTCGGGTCGCCGGCATAGATTATGGCCCGCTGGACGAAGACGGGCTGGCGCGGGCGCGGCGCGGGCGGATCGGCATCGTGCTTCAGAGTTTTCATCTGCTGCCCACGATGACGGCCATCGAAAATGTCGCCATCCCGCTGGAACTGGCGGGAAGGAGCGATCCGTTCGCGCGGGCCGCGGCGGAACTGGAGGCAGTGGGGCTGGGCCACCGGTTGCATCATTATCCCACGCAATTATCGGGCGGCGAGCAGCAGCGCGTCGCCATCGCCCGCGCGGTCGCCCCCGGGCCCGATATCCTGTTCGCCGATGAACCCACGGGCAACCTTGACGGCGGGACAAGCGACGCGATCATCGATCTGCTCTTCGCGCGGCAAGCCGCCAATGCCGCTACACTGGTCATCATCACCCATGATTCTGCCCTTGCCGAACGATGCGACCGGATCGTCGAAATGCGCGACGGCCTGATCGTCGCCGAACGGCGGCCATGA
- a CDS encoding ABC transporter permease, with protein MSQNLDWRGCWRIARRDLHRGLRGLRLLFICLFLGVATLATIGSLTAAITGEIASKGQLLLGGDVEVAMSQRQASEDEKAAFRRAGQMSETVRLRAMAQGPGRDSGPAAVLTELKGVDRAYPLYGRLMLQSGAAGLLKADELVIGQALADRLALRPGQYLRYGNADFRIRDIIVDEPDRVGEGFTLGPVAITSLEGLRRTGLIQPGSLYESKYRIRVTPGTNVRATGDALKRAFPAGAFEIKDRDRAAPGTSRFFERMGQFLSLIGLCALAIAGIGVGNGVASYLAIKRDSIATLKILGASASDISRIYLMQVGMIAALATGCGLLVGAGSPALLLAAVGDLLPVQPAFALTPWPFLTSAAYGLLVAFIFIMPPLAHARALPAAVLFRETVDRRRVIDRRSGIAVAVAALATITLALGTAREPLFAAAVLGAVGAMLLILLGIGLLVQRLARRMRRPKAPLLRLAVANLHRPGAQTSALVVALGLGLTLFVTLAAIQSSLSAEIRNTVPRTAPDQFVLDIPIDQKQAFQRLIAREAPGAEVNIVPTLRGTIVAYDETRVADLKELPKDAWFLRGERGVTYSDSLPEGSELTEGEWWPRGYDGPPLVSLDRDAAKIMDVGVGDRLVVSILGREIEARIASLRQVNWETMGFNYIMVFSPNSLAGAPHSLAATITTRSANPSEGRLTRSLLSAFPSISIIEVGEVVGQVTSLLGQMATAIILAGSVAILAGIAVLIGAIAASRQTRAYDSVILKTLGATRWQILVSQGIEYALLATVLAAVALGLGLGAAWFVIVRIFEFTWSPDWLLVTVTLLGGGVLTLAIGLLGSIPLMSVRPARALRSL; from the coding sequence ATGAGCCAGAACCTCGACTGGCGCGGCTGCTGGCGGATCGCCCGGCGCGACCTGCACCGTGGGCTGCGTGGCCTGCGGCTGCTGTTCATCTGCCTATTCCTGGGCGTCGCTACATTGGCGACGATCGGCAGCCTGACGGCGGCCATCACCGGCGAAATCGCCAGCAAGGGGCAGTTGCTGCTGGGCGGCGATGTCGAAGTCGCCATGTCGCAGCGGCAGGCGAGTGAGGACGAGAAGGCAGCCTTCCGCCGCGCGGGGCAGATGAGCGAAACCGTCCGCCTCCGCGCCATGGCGCAAGGGCCGGGAAGGGATAGCGGCCCGGCGGCCGTGTTGACCGAATTGAAGGGCGTTGACCGCGCCTATCCGCTTTATGGCAGGTTGATGCTGCAATCCGGCGCCGCCGGGTTACTCAAGGCCGACGAACTGGTGATCGGGCAGGCGCTGGCGGACAGGCTGGCGCTGCGGCCGGGACAGTATTTGCGCTATGGCAATGCGGATTTCCGCATCCGGGATATCATCGTAGATGAGCCGGACCGCGTCGGCGAAGGGTTTACGCTTGGTCCTGTGGCGATCACTTCGCTCGAAGGTCTGCGACGCACGGGATTGATTCAGCCCGGCAGTCTTTATGAAAGCAAATATCGCATTCGGGTGACGCCGGGCACGAATGTCCGCGCTACTGGCGATGCGCTCAAGCGCGCCTTTCCAGCCGGAGCGTTCGAGATCAAGGATCGCGATCGCGCAGCGCCGGGGACCAGCCGCTTTTTCGAGCGCATGGGACAATTTCTCTCGCTCATCGGGCTGTGCGCCCTGGCCATAGCGGGGATCGGCGTCGGTAACGGCGTCGCATCCTATCTGGCGATCAAGCGGGACAGCATTGCGACGCTGAAGATTCTGGGGGCGTCGGCCAGCGACATATCGCGCATCTACCTGATGCAGGTCGGCATGATCGCGGCACTGGCGACGGGCTGCGGGCTGCTGGTGGGCGCGGGATCGCCCGCTCTGCTGCTGGCGGCGGTCGGCGACCTGCTGCCCGTCCAGCCTGCCTTCGCGTTGACCCCCTGGCCCTTCCTGACGAGCGCGGCTTACGGGTTGCTGGTCGCCTTCATCTTCATCATGCCGCCGCTTGCGCATGCGCGCGCCCTGCCTGCCGCAGTCCTGTTTCGCGAGACGGTTGACCGGCGGCGCGTGATCGACCGGCGGAGCGGGATCGCTGTCGCGGTTGCAGCGTTGGCCACGATCACGCTCGCTCTGGGAACGGCGCGCGAACCGTTGTTCGCCGCCGCCGTGCTGGGCGCTGTTGGGGCGATGTTGCTCATCCTGCTTGGCATCGGCCTGCTCGTGCAAAGGCTGGCGCGCCGGATGCGCCGGCCCAAAGCGCCGCTGCTACGGCTCGCCGTCGCCAACCTCCACCGACCCGGCGCGCAGACGAGCGCGCTGGTCGTTGCATTGGGGCTTGGCCTGACCCTGTTCGTCACTCTGGCCGCGATCCAGTCGAGCCTTAGCGCTGAAATCCGCAACACGGTGCCGCGCACCGCACCCGACCAGTTCGTGCTCGACATTCCCATCGATCAGAAACAGGCGTTCCAGCGCCTGATCGCGCGCGAAGCCCCCGGCGCGGAGGTCAACATCGTCCCTACGTTGCGCGGCACCATCGTCGCCTATGATGAAACGCGGGTCGCGGATCTCAAGGAATTGCCAAAGGACGCATGGTTCCTGCGCGGTGAACGCGGCGTCACCTACAGCGACAGCCTGCCCGAGGGATCCGAACTGACAGAGGGCGAGTGGTGGCCGCGCGGCTATGACGGTCCGCCGCTCGTTTCGCTCGACCGGGACGCGGCGAAAATCATGGACGTGGGCGTCGGCGACCGGCTGGTCGTGTCCATTCTGGGCCGCGAGATCGAGGCGCGCATCGCTTCCCTGCGACAGGTGAACTGGGAAACGATGGGCTTCAACTACATCATGGTCTTTTCGCCCAACAGCCTGGCGGGCGCGCCGCATAGTCTGGCCGCGACGATCACGACCAGGTCCGCCAATCCATCGGAAGGACGGCTGACCCGTTCGCTGCTGTCCGCCTTCCCATCAATCTCGATCATAGAAGTCGGCGAAGTGGTGGGTCAGGTCACGTCCCTGCTGGGCCAGATGGCGACGGCGATCATCCTGGCGGGGTCCGTCGCGATCCTTGCAGGTATAGCGGTGCTGATCGGTGCGATCGCGGCATCGCGGCAGACACGCGCCTATGACAGCGTGATCCTCAAGACGCTGGGCGCGACGCGATGGCAGATACTGGTAAGCCAGGGGATCGAATATGCACTGCTGGCGACGGTGCTCGCCGCGGTGGCTCTGGGTTTGGGTCTTGGCGCGGCATGGTTCGTGATCGTGCGGATTTTCGAATTTACCTGGTCGCCGGACTGGCTGTTGGTGACAGTCACTTTGTTAGGTGGCGGGGTCCTGACGCTGGCGATAGGATTGCTGGGGTCTATACCGCTCATGTCCGTACGCCCGGCACGCGCGCTTCGATCGCTTTAG
- a CDS encoding CoA-acylating methylmalonate-semialdehyde dehydrogenase, whose amino-acid sequence MRDINHKLAFDHDGKAQRYSDVFDPNNGGVQARVALGDAALLDRAVEAAKKAQPAWAAVNPPRRARVMFNFKALVEKHMDELAHLLSSEHGKVVADAKGDIQRGLEVIEFCCGIPHVLKGEFTQGAGPGIDVYSFRQPIGIGAGITPFNFPGMIPLWMSGVAIATGNAFILKPSERDPSVPVRLAELFLEAGLPEGILQVVHGDKEMVDAILDHPDIGAISFVGSSDIAHYVYRRGVDNGKRVQAMGGAKNHGIVMPDADLDQVVNDLSGAAFGSAGERCMALSVVVPVGEKTAIALREKMIPAIEGLRVGVSTDPEAHYGPVVTAAHKAKIESYIQMGVDEGAELVVDGRGFTLQGHEEGFFVGPTLFDHVKPTMRSYREEIFGPVLQMVRADSFEDALTLPSQHQYGNGVAIFTRNGHAAREFAARVDIGMVGINVPIPVPVAYHSFGGWKRSAFGDTNQHGMEGVKFWTKVKTVTQRWPDGGVGDAANAFVIPTMG is encoded by the coding sequence ATGCGCGACATTAATCACAAACTGGCTTTTGACCATGACGGCAAAGCCCAGCGCTACAGCGATGTGTTCGATCCGAACAATGGCGGCGTTCAGGCCCGCGTCGCACTTGGCGATGCCGCCCTGCTCGACCGCGCGGTGGAAGCCGCAAAGAAAGCACAACCCGCTTGGGCCGCCGTAAATCCGCCGCGCCGCGCGCGGGTTATGTTCAATTTCAAGGCGCTGGTCGAAAAGCATATGGATGAGCTGGCGCACCTGCTCAGTTCCGAACACGGCAAGGTGGTCGCCGACGCCAAGGGAGACATTCAACGCGGCCTCGAGGTCATAGAATTCTGCTGCGGCATCCCGCACGTGCTGAAGGGTGAATTTACCCAGGGCGCTGGTCCCGGCATTGATGTCTACAGCTTCCGCCAGCCGATCGGCATCGGCGCGGGCATTACGCCCTTCAACTTCCCCGGCATGATCCCGCTCTGGATGTCGGGCGTCGCCATTGCGACCGGCAACGCCTTCATCCTGAAGCCTTCGGAACGCGACCCTTCGGTTCCGGTGCGTCTGGCGGAGCTTTTCCTGGAAGCGGGCCTGCCCGAAGGCATATTGCAGGTGGTTCACGGCGACAAGGAAATGGTCGACGCCATTCTCGACCATCCCGACATCGGCGCGATCAGCTTCGTCGGTTCGTCCGACATCGCCCATTATGTCTACAGGCGGGGCGTCGATAACGGCAAGCGCGTGCAGGCGATGGGCGGGGCCAAGAACCACGGCATCGTCATGCCCGACGCGGACCTCGATCAGGTGGTGAATGACCTCTCCGGCGCTGCATTCGGCTCGGCCGGCGAACGCTGCATGGCCCTGTCGGTTGTGGTGCCGGTCGGTGAAAAGACCGCAATTGCCCTGCGCGAAAAGATGATCCCTGCCATTGAAGGACTGCGCGTCGGCGTCTCGACCGATCCTGAGGCCCATTATGGCCCGGTCGTCACCGCCGCGCACAAGGCGAAGATCGAAAGCTATATCCAGATGGGCGTGGACGAGGGCGCCGAACTGGTCGTCGATGGCCGCGGCTTCACGCTACAGGGCCATGAGGAAGGCTTCTTCGTCGGGCCGACGCTGTTCGACCATGTGAAACCGACGATGCGCTCCTACAGGGAAGAGATTTTCGGCCCCGTCCTGCAAATGGTGCGCGCCGACAGCTTCGAGGACGCGCTCACGCTGCCGAGCCAGCATCAATATGGCAATGGCGTCGCGATCTTCACCCGCAACGGCCATGCCGCGCGGGAGTTCGCCGCGCGTGTCGACATAGGCATGGTCGGCATCAACGTGCCGATCCCGGTGCCGGTCGCCTATCACAGCTTCGGCGGATGGAAGCGTTCAGCCTTCGGCGACACCAACCAGCATGGCATGGAGGGTGTCAAATTCTGGACAAAGGTCAAGACGGTGACGCAGCGTTGGCCAGACGGCGGTGTGGGCGACGCCGCCAACGCCTTCGTCATCCCCACGATGGGATAA
- a CDS encoding HlyD family type I secretion periplasmic adaptor subunit has translation MNTHLAPFITDDRFAVDYDPVEHVHDKVRAVLIAMAILIMGFGVAGTLIPIGGAVIATGQIGVASHIKKIAHPSGGVIKEILVENGAPVRKGQVLMRFDDRVTGADAEYSSLSVDQMRAQRARLEAERLGARSVTFPSELMRADAAARRAMADEANLFQIRQSEQAGLAAQIQSRIRQYRQQINAYQSQIRALQQQAALIEPERKGVRALWDKGLVTISRLNQLERTAVDLQGDIGALRANIAQAEARISEAREQMIQLGESRRSQAGADLAQLNGALNQQQVRSVSAVDARDRSVVRAPYEGVVDKLAFNTIGGVVRPAEVIMEIVPNSDRLLVEGAVSVADVDQVHVGQAARIRFTAFNNSATPEIRGKVTFVAADRAADPEGRLSFYPVRVEIDEAQLRKYPELALKPGMPVDLFIDTGSRMMISYLTKPLRDQFERAFRDN, from the coding sequence ATGAACACCCATCTTGCCCCCTTCATCACCGATGACCGCTTCGCCGTGGATTATGACCCGGTCGAACATGTCCATGACAAGGTGCGCGCTGTCCTGATCGCCATGGCCATACTCATTATGGGTTTCGGCGTGGCTGGCACTTTGATCCCGATCGGCGGCGCGGTGATTGCGACAGGCCAGATCGGCGTGGCGTCTCACATCAAGAAGATCGCCCATCCTTCAGGAGGCGTGATCAAGGAAATACTGGTCGAAAACGGCGCGCCTGTCCGCAAGGGACAGGTGCTGATGCGGTTTGACGACAGGGTTACAGGGGCGGATGCGGAATATTCCAGCCTGAGCGTCGATCAGATGCGGGCCCAACGCGCCCGCCTCGAAGCGGAACGGTTGGGCGCTCGATCCGTCACCTTCCCCAGTGAATTGATGCGCGCCGATGCTGCCGCGCGTCGCGCGATGGCGGATGAAGCCAATCTGTTCCAGATCAGGCAGTCCGAGCAGGCGGGGCTCGCCGCACAGATCCAGTCGCGCATCCGCCAGTATCGCCAGCAGATCAACGCCTACCAATCGCAAATCCGCGCGCTCCAGCAACAGGCCGCCCTCATCGAACCTGAACGAAAGGGGGTAAGGGCTTTGTGGGACAAGGGGCTGGTTACCATAAGCCGCCTCAACCAGCTGGAGCGGACAGCCGTGGATCTGCAAGGCGACATCGGCGCGCTGCGCGCCAACATAGCGCAGGCAGAGGCGCGCATCAGCGAGGCGCGGGAACAGATGATCCAGCTCGGGGAAAGCCGCCGGTCACAGGCGGGCGCCGACCTTGCCCAGTTGAACGGCGCGCTCAACCAGCAGCAGGTCCGCAGCGTGTCTGCCGTGGATGCGCGGGACCGCAGCGTCGTCCGCGCCCCTTATGAGGGCGTAGTCGACAAGCTGGCTTTCAACACCATTGGCGGCGTCGTGCGCCCCGCCGAAGTCATCATGGAAATCGTTCCCAACAGCGACCGGCTTCTGGTCGAAGGGGCCGTTTCGGTCGCTGATGTCGATCAGGTCCATGTCGGCCAGGCGGCGCGCATCCGCTTCACCGCCTTCAACAACAGCGCCACGCCCGAAATCCGGGGCAAAGTGACCTTCGTGGCTGCCGACAGGGCGGCCGATCCGGAAGGAAGGTTGAGCTTCTACCCCGTGCGGGTGGAAATCGACGAGGCACAGCTGCGGAAATATCCCGAACTGGCGCTAAAGCCCGGCATGCCGGTGGATTTATTCATCGACACCGGCAGCCGGATGATGATCTCCTACCTTACCAAGCCGCTGCGCGACCAGTTCGAGCGGGCATTCCGGGATAACTGA